The following coding sequences lie in one Erwinia amylovora genomic window:
- the yejM gene encoding LPS biosynthesis-modulating metalloenzyme YejM, translating to MVTNRQRYREKVSQMIGWGHWFALFNIIFAVILGSRYLFISDWPASLAGRLYAFSSWIGHFSFIVFAAYLLIIFPLTFLVMSQRLLRFLSAIIATAGLTLILVDSAVFARFHLHLNPVVWELVVNPDQSEMARDWQLMFISVPVIFLVEMLFATWSWQKLRSLNRRTFGKPLAGLLISAFFASHLMYIWADANFYRPITMQRSNLPLSYPMTARRFLEKHGLLDAKEYQRRLVQQGSPEALSVAYPLSDITFSNNATHNNLLVITVDGLNQVSMAQALPNLTRFADSNVRFSQHFSAGTSDDTGLFSLFYGISPGYMDGVLSSRTPSALMSALGQRGYQFGMFASDGFSSPLYRQALLSDFSLPTVKNQSNAETTLQWMNWLNGHNNGTAPWFSYLSLTTSAASSERLLSNERHYQRAAADVDQQIHNVLNTLEQKGLLANTVVVITAQHGVVLDDNSHDGNRAMLQVPLVVHWPSTPAQTVNKLTVHQDIMTTLMQRLLQVNTPASDYSQGEDLFAAQRRHNWVTGRNADQLLISTPEETLALDSNGNYSAWDLQGKRLKDRKPQLALLLQVLTDEKRFIAN from the coding sequence ATGGTAACCAACCGACAGCGCTACCGTGAAAAAGTGTCCCAGATGATCGGCTGGGGGCACTGGTTCGCCCTGTTTAATATCATCTTTGCTGTTATTCTGGGTAGTCGTTACCTTTTTATTTCCGACTGGCCAGCGTCGCTGGCCGGACGCCTCTATGCATTCAGCAGCTGGATTGGGCACTTTAGCTTCATCGTTTTTGCTGCCTACCTGCTGATTATATTCCCGCTTACCTTCCTGGTGATGTCGCAGCGCTTGCTGCGCTTCCTGTCGGCAATCATCGCCACTGCCGGGCTGACCCTTATTCTGGTCGACAGTGCGGTATTTGCTCGCTTCCACCTGCATCTCAATCCGGTGGTGTGGGAACTGGTGGTTAACCCCGATCAGAGCGAGATGGCACGCGACTGGCAGCTGATGTTTATCAGCGTACCGGTTATTTTTCTGGTGGAAATGCTGTTTGCTACCTGGAGTTGGCAGAAGCTGCGCAGCCTGAATCGCCGCACCTTCGGTAAACCTCTCGCCGGGTTGTTGATCAGCGCTTTCTTTGCCAGCCATCTGATGTATATCTGGGCGGATGCAAATTTCTACCGGCCGATCACCATGCAACGCTCAAATCTGCCGCTCTCCTACCCCATGACTGCCCGACGTTTTCTGGAGAAACACGGGCTGCTGGACGCAAAAGAGTATCAGCGGCGTCTGGTGCAACAGGGTAGTCCGGAGGCGCTGTCGGTAGCCTATCCACTCAGTGACATCACCTTCAGCAATAATGCCACGCACAATAATCTGCTGGTGATCACGGTTGATGGCCTTAATCAAGTCTCAATGGCGCAAGCGTTACCCAATTTGACACGCTTTGCGGATAGCAACGTGCGCTTCAGCCAACACTTTAGTGCCGGGACCAGTGATGATACCGGGCTGTTTAGTCTGTTTTACGGTATATCGCCAGGTTACATGGATGGCGTGCTGTCATCGCGTACTCCTTCTGCGCTGATGAGTGCCCTGGGGCAGCGCGGCTACCAGTTTGGCATGTTTGCCAGCGACGGTTTTAGTTCCCCACTTTATCGTCAGGCCCTGTTATCCGATTTCTCACTGCCAACGGTCAAAAATCAGTCTAATGCAGAGACCACCCTGCAGTGGATGAACTGGCTGAACGGACATAACAATGGGACGGCTCCGTGGTTCTCTTATCTTTCGCTGACGACCTCTGCCGCCAGCAGTGAGCGACTGCTGTCGAACGAGCGCCACTACCAGCGCGCTGCGGCTGACGTCGACCAGCAAATCCACAACGTGCTGAACACGCTCGAGCAGAAAGGCCTGCTGGCAAACACCGTGGTGGTGATCACCGCCCAGCATGGCGTAGTGTTGGACGATAATTCTCATGATGGTAATCGTGCCATGCTGCAGGTTCCGCTGGTGGTGCACTGGCCATCTACACCGGCACAAACGGTGAATAAACTGACCGTTCATCAGGACATTATGACCACACTGATGCAACGCCTGTTGCAGGTTAATACACCAGCTTCTGACTACTCTCAGGGCGAGGACTTGTTTGCCGCTCAACGCCGTCATAACTGGGTTACCGGCAGGAACGCCGATCAATTGCTGATTTCCACGCCTGAGGAGACGCTGGCGCTGGATAGTAACGGCAATTATTCCGCCTGGGATCTGCAGGGCAAACGGCTGAAAGATCGTAAACCCCAGCTGGCGCTGCTGCTGCAGGTATTGACCGACGAAAAACGATTTATCGCCAATTAG
- a CDS encoding YejL family protein: MAQSSRYSNERVEKILAELVQVLEKNQAPTDLSLMVLGNMVTNLLNTSVAPAQRQAMARSFASALQASVRDDRSH, encoded by the coding sequence ATGGCACAATCATCCCGTTACAGCAACGAACGCGTGGAGAAGATCCTCGCAGAACTGGTTCAGGTGCTGGAGAAAAACCAGGCCCCGACCGACCTTTCCCTGATGGTATTGGGAAACATGGTGACCAACTTACTCAACACCAGCGTGGCTCCGGCCCAACGCCAGGCAATGGCTCGCTCTTTTGCCAGTGCTTTGCAGGCCTCGGTGCGCGATGACCGCTCCCACTGA
- the rplY gene encoding 50S ribosomal protein L25, whose product MFTINVETRKEQGKGASRRLRTANKFPAIIYGGNEAAVAIELDHDSVLNLQSKPGFYEEVLTLVVDGKETKVKVQAVQRHPFKPKLHHIDFVRA is encoded by the coding sequence ATGTTCACTATTAATGTTGAAACCCGTAAAGAGCAGGGCAAGGGTGCGAGCCGCCGCCTGCGTACAGCTAACAAATTCCCGGCAATTATCTATGGCGGAAACGAAGCAGCTGTTGCTATCGAACTGGACCACGACTCCGTATTGAACCTGCAATCTAAGCCTGGTTTCTACGAAGAAGTGCTGACTCTGGTTGTAGATGGTAAAGAAACCAAAGTGAAAGTGCAGGCTGTACAGCGTCACCCGTTCAAGCCAAAACTGCACCACATCGACTTCGTTCGCGCTTAA
- a CDS encoding tyrosine-type recombinase/integrase — MKRMHIVPLSEQILAVPEVMKPISQHRPHVFPGHRNPLEPMNSQTANMALKRMGFKDILVAHGMRSIASTVLNEKGFQPDVIEAALTHIDTIGVRRAYNLSQYLEQRRNMMA, encoded by the coding sequence ATGAAACGCATGCATATTGTTCCACTATCTGAGCAGATTCTTGCTGTACCAGAAGTTATGAAGCCAATCAGCCAGCACAGACCACACGTTTTTCCCGGGCACCGCAATCCACTGGAACCAATGAACAGTCAGACGGCAAACATGGCGCTGAAACGTATGGGCTTCAAAGATATCCTTGTTGCGCATGGTATGAGATCCATAGCTTCAACTGTTCTTAATGAGAAGGGGTTTCAACCTGACGTCATTGAAGCAGCACTGACTCACATTGATACCATTGGAGTTAGGAGAGCATACAATCTTTCTCAGTATTTGGAGCAACGAAGAAATATGATGGCGTAG
- a CDS encoding Bcr/CflA family multidrug efflux MFS transporter, with amino-acid sequence MAMEKNSPAGLVVILGLLAMLMPLSIDMYLPALPQIAREFSVSAGSVQMTLNVYILGFSLGQLIYGPLADSFGRKPVIAIGTLIFAITAAACAVAQTIEQLIYIRFLHGLSAAAGSVVISALMRDSYSKEEFSRMMSFVLLVMTVAPLVAPILGGWVLLLWSWHAIFWIISAVAVITTLLVVTQIKETLPKEKRQKFSLRATLGNFLLLFRHQRVLSYMLASGFSFAGLFAFINSGPFVYIELNHISPQNFGYYFALNIVFLFLMTLLNSRCVRRFGPVLMFRLGLLIQFSMGIWLVVVSALNLGFLPLVFGVAMFIGCVSMVSSNAMAVILEEFPHMAGTASSLAGTLRFGVGGLAGALLSALNFTSAWPMVVAMFICSTLSILLFLYASRPLQTTLA; translated from the coding sequence ATGGCTATGGAAAAAAATTCGCCCGCAGGACTGGTCGTGATCCTCGGACTGTTGGCGATGTTAATGCCGCTATCGATCGATATGTATCTGCCGGCCTTGCCACAGATTGCGCGTGAATTCTCGGTGTCGGCGGGCAGCGTGCAGATGACGCTTAATGTGTATATCCTCGGTTTTTCTCTGGGTCAGCTGATCTATGGCCCACTGGCTGACAGCTTTGGCCGCAAGCCGGTGATCGCCATCGGTACGTTGATCTTCGCCATCACAGCAGCAGCCTGTGCCGTGGCACAAACTATCGAACAACTTATTTATATACGTTTTCTGCACGGTCTTTCAGCAGCGGCAGGCAGCGTGGTGATCAGCGCCCTGATGCGTGACAGCTACTCAAAAGAAGAGTTTTCCCGCATGATGTCTTTTGTGCTGCTGGTGATGACCGTAGCCCCGCTGGTAGCGCCGATTCTTGGCGGCTGGGTGCTGCTGTTATGGAGCTGGCATGCCATTTTCTGGATTATCTCCGCAGTGGCTGTTATCACCACGCTGCTGGTGGTGACGCAAATCAAAGAGACGCTGCCAAAGGAAAAGCGGCAAAAATTTAGTTTGCGTGCCACTCTGGGCAATTTCCTGTTGCTGTTTCGTCATCAGCGCGTACTCAGCTACATGTTGGCGAGCGGTTTCTCTTTTGCCGGGCTGTTTGCGTTTATCAATAGCGGGCCGTTTGTTTATATTGAACTGAACCACATTTCTCCACAGAATTTCGGTTATTACTTCGCGCTGAATATCGTATTTTTGTTCCTGATGACGCTGCTGAATAGCCGTTGCGTGCGCCGTTTCGGGCCGGTGCTGATGTTCCGTCTCGGGCTGCTGATACAGTTTTCCATGGGCATATGGCTGGTAGTGGTCAGTGCCCTGAACCTCGGATTTCTGCCGCTGGTATTCGGCGTCGCAATGTTTATTGGCTGTGTGTCGATGGTTTCCTCTAATGCAATGGCGGTTATTTTAGAAGAATTTCCGCATATGGCAGGTACGGCTTCGTCCCTTGCCGGCACTCTGCGTTTTGGCGTAGGGGGGCTGGCCGGAGCATTACTGTCAGCCCTTAATTTTACCAGCGCATGGCCAATGGTCGTGGCGATGTTTATCTGCTCCACGCTGTCGATATTGCTATTTCTGTACGCTTCGCGTCCGCTGCAAACAACGTTGGCGTAA
- a CDS encoding integrase arm-type DNA-binding domain-containing protein yields the protein MARQTKPLNNTEVKNAKVAGRALVLYDGDALELQVTPGGSKLWRFRYYKPFTRKRAMISFGSYPSVSLSEPRQNRESARALLSKDVNPQEH from the coding sequence ATGGCAAGACAGACCAAGCCCTTAAACAATACCGAAGTTAAGAACGCCAAAGTTGCTGGACGAGCATTGGTTCTTTATGACGGGGACGCTCTGGAACTGCAGGTAACTCCCGGAGGCTCAAAACTCTGGCGGTTTCGTTATTACAAACCCTTCACCCGTAAACGGGCCATGATCAGCTTTGGTTCATACCCTTCCGTTTCGCTTTCTGAACCCCGCCAAAATCGCGAATCAGCCCGCGCTCTTCTCAGCAAAGACGTCAACCCTCAAGAGCACTAA
- a CDS encoding DEAD/DEAH box helicase, whose product MSFTLRPYQQEAVDAAIRYFRRSIQPAVIVLPTGAGKSLVIAELARLARGRVLVLAHVKELIAQNHAKYLAYGLEADIFAAGLQRKESQAKVVFGSVQSVARNLEQFNAQFSLLIIDECHRISDADDSQYQQIINQLRQYNPGLRLLGLTATPYRLGKGWIYQFHYHGMVRGAESALFRDCIYELPLRYMIKHGFLVPPERLDMPVVQYDFSRLQVQESGLFSEADLNRELKQQQRITPHIIQQIVEFAQQREGVMIFAATVEHAREILGLLPGSKALISAATPAAERDALIAAFKARKLLYMVNVAVLTTGFDAPHVDLIAILRPTESVSLYQQIVGRGLRLSPGKSDCLILDYAGNPHDLFTPEVGAPKGKSDNQPVQVFCPGCGFANIFWGKTTSDGTLIEHFGRRCQGILEDDEGRREQCDYRFRFKSCPHCNAGNDIAARRCRECDAILVDPDDMLKAALKLKDALVLRCAAMVLESGSDEHGEWLQARYYDEDASEVSERFRLKTPAQRTAFEQLFLRPHQRAPGVPLGWKNAADIVALQPLLRHPDFIVARKQRHFWSVREKVFDYQGRFRRANELR is encoded by the coding sequence ATGTCATTTACCTTACGCCCCTATCAGCAGGAAGCGGTGGATGCCGCTATCCGCTATTTTCGCCGATCCATTCAGCCAGCGGTCATTGTTTTGCCCACCGGTGCGGGAAAAAGTCTGGTGATTGCTGAACTGGCGCGCTTGGCGCGTGGTCGCGTATTGGTGCTGGCCCATGTCAAAGAGCTGATAGCGCAGAATCATGCCAAATACCTTGCTTACGGTCTGGAGGCGGACATTTTCGCCGCCGGCCTGCAGCGCAAAGAGAGCCAGGCAAAGGTGGTATTTGGCAGCGTACAGTCGGTAGCGCGTAATCTTGAGCAGTTCAACGCGCAGTTTTCGTTGCTGATTATCGATGAGTGCCATCGCATCAGCGATGCCGATGACAGCCAGTACCAGCAAATCATCAACCAGCTGCGCCAGTATAATCCCGGGCTGCGGCTGCTCGGACTGACCGCCACGCCCTACCGGCTGGGCAAAGGCTGGATTTATCAGTTCCACTATCATGGTATGGTAAGAGGCGCTGAAAGCGCGCTGTTCCGCGACTGCATTTACGAACTGCCGCTGCGCTATATGATTAAACACGGCTTTCTGGTTCCGCCAGAGCGGCTGGATATGCCGGTGGTGCAGTACGATTTCAGTCGTTTGCAGGTGCAGGAAAGCGGGCTGTTCAGCGAGGCCGACCTCAACCGTGAATTGAAACAGCAACAGCGTATTACTCCACATATTATCCAGCAGATTGTTGAATTTGCGCAGCAGCGTGAGGGCGTGATGATCTTCGCCGCCACGGTAGAACATGCACGAGAGATCCTCGGCCTGCTACCGGGGAGTAAAGCGCTGATCTCTGCCGCCACCCCCGCCGCTGAGCGCGATGCACTGATCGCCGCTTTTAAGGCGCGCAAACTGTTATACATGGTCAACGTTGCGGTACTAACGACCGGCTTTGATGCGCCGCATGTTGACCTGATTGCCATTTTACGCCCTACCGAATCGGTCAGCCTGTACCAGCAAATCGTCGGGCGCGGTCTGCGCCTCAGTCCGGGTAAAAGCGATTGTCTGATCCTCGATTATGCCGGAAATCCGCACGATCTGTTTACGCCAGAAGTGGGCGCACCAAAGGGTAAGAGCGACAACCAGCCGGTGCAGGTTTTCTGCCCGGGCTGTGGCTTTGCCAACATCTTCTGGGGCAAAACCACCAGCGATGGCACCCTTATTGAACATTTCGGCCGCCGCTGTCAGGGCATTCTGGAGGATGATGAAGGCCGGCGTGAGCAGTGCGATTACCGTTTTCGCTTTAAAAGCTGCCCGCACTGCAACGCCGGAAATGACATTGCTGCACGCCGCTGCCGCGAGTGTGACGCCATTCTGGTCGACCCGGACGACATGCTGAAAGCGGCGCTGAAGTTAAAGGATGCGCTGGTGCTACGCTGTGCGGCGATGGTACTGGAAAGCGGCAGTGATGAGCATGGCGAATGGCTACAGGCCCGATATTATGACGAAGACGCCAGCGAAGTCAGCGAGCGCTTCCGCTTAAAAACCCCCGCACAGCGCACCGCTTTTGAGCAGCTCTTTTTGCGGCCTCATCAGCGCGCGCCCGGCGTTCCGCTCGGCTGGAAAAACGCGGCGGATATCGTCGCGCTCCAGCCGCTGCTGCGCCATCCGGACTTTATTGTGGCGCGTAAACAGCGTCATTTCTGGTCAGTGCGCGAGAAAGTCTTTGATTACCAGGGCCGTTTCCGTCGGGCAAATGAGCTGCGCTAG
- the yejK gene encoding nucleoid-associated protein YejK, with protein sequence MSLDIDQIALHQMIKRDEQTLELVLRDSLLPSNPTVMAMMEELHRVYSAKSKAYGLFNEESELADALRNCRKGEGDFLAFSRAASARLRDELGKYPFAEGGIVLFGHYRYLAVEYLLIAVLSSQNSMRVNEELDISSTHYLDINHADIVARIDLTEWETQPQSTRYLTFLRGRVGRKVADFFMDFLGASVGLDTKAQNRGLLQAVDDYCAEASLDKNERQNYRQQVYSYCNEQLQAGEEIELQDLSNELAPLGEKTFQAFTQEQGYELEESFPADRSTLRQLTKFAGSGGGVTLNFDAMLLGERIFWDANTDTLTIKGTPPNLRDQLQRRTSAK encoded by the coding sequence ATGAGTCTGGATATCGATCAGATCGCCCTTCATCAGATGATTAAGCGCGATGAACAAACGCTGGAACTGGTTCTGCGCGACTCATTGCTGCCGTCTAACCCGACCGTCATGGCGATGATGGAAGAATTACATCGTGTTTACAGTGCCAAAAGTAAAGCCTATGGCCTGTTTAATGAAGAGAGCGAACTGGCCGATGCGCTGCGCAACTGCCGCAAAGGTGAGGGTGATTTTCTTGCTTTCAGTCGGGCTGCCAGTGCGCGCCTGCGTGATGAGTTAGGTAAGTATCCCTTTGCCGAAGGCGGGATCGTATTGTTTGGTCACTATCGCTACCTGGCGGTGGAATATCTGCTGATTGCGGTGTTGAGCAGCCAGAACAGCATGCGGGTTAACGAAGAGCTTGATATCAGCAGCACGCATTATCTTGATATCAATCATGCGGATATCGTTGCGCGTATCGATCTGACCGAATGGGAAACGCAACCCCAATCGACGCGCTATTTGACCTTTCTGCGCGGGCGGGTGGGGCGCAAAGTTGCCGATTTCTTTATGGACTTCCTTGGTGCCAGCGTCGGTTTGGACACCAAAGCGCAAAACCGTGGTTTGTTACAGGCGGTGGACGATTACTGTGCGGAAGCCAGCCTGGACAAAAACGAGCGGCAAAATTACCGTCAGCAGGTTTACAGCTATTGTAATGAGCAGCTGCAGGCGGGTGAAGAGATCGAATTACAGGATCTTTCAAACGAACTGGCTCCGCTGGGCGAGAAAACCTTCCAGGCTTTCACTCAAGAGCAGGGCTACGAACTGGAAGAAAGCTTCCCGGCAGATCGCAGCACGCTGCGCCAGCTGACTAAATTCGCCGGGAGCGGTGGCGGTGTGACGTTGAACTTTGACGCAATGCTGCTAGGTGAACGCATATTCTGGGATGCCAACACCGATACGTTAACCATCAAAGGTACCCCGCCCAATCTGCGTGACCAGCTGCAGCGCCGCACCAGCGCTAAATAA
- a CDS encoding phage integrase central domain-containing protein: MSESTFEKVAAEWFKTKEAAGLTTHTLNDIWRSMSKYVFPHIGSMPISSITAQQFIGSLSPTYAAGRLETVERLSPRINEVMDYALNSGLVTSNPAAKIGQTFHKPKVKHRPALLPEQPPLLMKNLAFASIGKQTRCLIEWQLLTMTRPAEAAMTRWDEINFETKELRIPAGRMK; encoded by the coding sequence GTGAGTGAAAGTACGTTTGAAAAAGTTGCAGCTGAGTGGTTTAAGACCAAAGAGGCAGCCGGATTAACAACCCATACTCTTAACGATATCTGGCGCTCAATGAGTAAATATGTGTTCCCACATATTGGCTCGATGCCTATTTCCAGCATTACAGCCCAACAATTCATTGGATCCCTTAGCCCAACTTATGCAGCAGGCAGACTCGAAACTGTTGAAAGGTTAAGTCCGCGTATTAATGAGGTTATGGATTACGCTTTGAACTCTGGCTTAGTGACTTCAAACCCAGCGGCTAAAATCGGTCAGACGTTCCATAAGCCAAAAGTAAAACACCGCCCCGCCCTCTTACCTGAACAGCCACCTCTGCTTATGAAGAATCTCGCATTTGCGAGTATTGGCAAACAGACGCGCTGTCTCATCGAATGGCAGCTCCTTACAATGACACGACCGGCAGAAGCGGCGATGACACGCTGGGATGAGATCAACTTCGAGACAAAGGAATTGCGCATTCCTGCCGGGCGCATGAAATGA
- the rsuA gene encoding 16S rRNA pseudouridine(516) synthase RsuA, whose protein sequence is MRLDKFISRQLEVSRAIAARELRARKVTVDGEVVREGSYQLSADSTVAYDGKVLEQQLGPRYFMLNKPVGYVCSTDDPDHPTILYFLEEPGAFRLHAAGRLDIDTTGLVLMTDDGQWSHRITSPRHHCEKTYLVTLESAISDDTAQQFADGVQLHNEKTLTKPAMLAVIAPNLVRLTISEGRYHQVKRMFAAVGNRVVALHRERIGAIRLDSDLQPGEYRPLSAEEIASVGLAR, encoded by the coding sequence ATGCGACTTGATAAATTTATCTCCCGGCAGCTGGAAGTCAGCCGCGCCATCGCCGCGCGTGAGCTACGTGCAAGAAAAGTCACCGTGGATGGTGAAGTTGTTCGCGAAGGTTCATATCAATTAAGTGCGGACAGCACGGTAGCATACGATGGCAAGGTGCTGGAACAGCAGTTGGGGCCACGCTACTTTATGCTCAACAAGCCGGTGGGCTATGTCTGTTCTACTGACGATCCGGATCATCCGACCATATTGTACTTCCTTGAGGAGCCGGGCGCGTTCAGGCTGCATGCCGCCGGGCGCCTGGATATTGACACCACCGGACTGGTGCTGATGACCGATGACGGTCAGTGGTCGCATCGTATTACTTCTCCGCGGCACCACTGCGAGAAAACCTATCTTGTGACGCTTGAATCAGCCATCAGTGATGACACCGCGCAGCAGTTTGCTGACGGCGTTCAGTTGCATAATGAAAAGACACTGACCAAACCGGCCATGCTGGCAGTGATAGCGCCGAATCTGGTGCGCCTGACTATCAGCGAGGGGCGCTATCACCAGGTTAAACGTATGTTTGCCGCCGTAGGTAATCGCGTGGTGGCCCTGCATCGTGAACGTATCGGTGCCATTCGCCTCGATAGTGATTTGCAGCCGGGCGAATATCGTCCCCTGAGCGCCGAAGAAATTGCCAGTGTCGGGCTGGCGCGCTAA